ATTTTACACGTACTTACATTTATGTCCGATTTCTTCCTATAAATATCTCCCATTATTCGTATACTTCTGGCGTAGCTGGCCTGATCTCCAGAAACAAGGGACAATCGCGTTGCCTCCTACGACATAAAGAGTGAAAATTAGAAACGGATATCGGATAGATACGGACGGACGGTTGTGGATCGGAGAAGGTCAGGAAGATCAAGTTTTACCGCCTACCGAACAGTAATCGTGGGCGTCGCCGAgttctcctttttttcgaAGCGCCGCTGCCATTTGAAGGAGAGCCGCCCTATGATGTCGGGAATTTAAGTCGCCTAGCTGCAAGCTTCTCGATAGATCGTACGCTCTAGCCGCGTACCTGGCGCTCTTGTCGGCGTCGTGTAATCTGCAGAACAGCTCCGACAATCCCACGTATACCTGTAAATCGATAAATACGAGATACACAGAGACGCACGCACGTACAAACACACCAACATCTTGCGTCGTAGCTATCGAATTTCCAATTACTTACCTGTAATTCCAACGACGGGTCTTGAATCGAGTGAGCAATTTTGTGAGCTCTCTGAAAAGCTTCCAAAGCTTTGCAAAATCCTGCTAATTCCAAGTGAACTCTGCCTACGGTCAGATGAACCAATCCAGCAGTCGCGCACTGGTCGCATTCATTGTACAAGCTGCGAGGTAATGTACAGATAGGATAATATCGTTCATATCCTTGTCGAGTCGACGAATCGATCAATGACGAAAAAACTCGAGAATCGAAAGAGATTCGAAGGATTACTTATGGTACTTATAGCGATTATCAAGAAAGAGACGGGTACCTATGTCTGGCATAATCCAAGGCCCTATCGAGCGCGCCCAATCTTTCGTGCGCTCTTGCCAGATTTAAGTACGCCTCTGCCCGCATGTTTGGCGAATCCAACTCCTCGGAAATGCACAACTGTTTGTGCCCGAAATCGATGCTATCTCTGAAAGTACATCAATGTGTACGATGAAGTATCGTTATCGCGCGTATCGTATCGTTATTGCTCTCGCTCTCGCGGTGATTCTACTCGATCAAGGTCGAGAGTTCCATTCGCAGAACGCGTAAGAGAAACGGAAGCAAGATCGTAAGTGGCGAGAGGCGGAGAGGCGCTGAATGCTCTTTTAGCGGAGAACGAGCGTAACGAGCATCCAAGAGCAATAGCGAACACTTTGGTTGGTTGGATGGCTGGTTTTTTTCTCGCATCTGGCTTCTGGCGCTTCGCCTCTCGCTTCCGAACAGACTGATTTCCATATCAAGGATTTTCGAACGTTTTCGAAGTATCGCGACGACTTATCAACTAAATATCGTCTCTTGCTTACAGACTCTCTATTAAGCTCTTTTCTCTTCCTGGTTCGTAGTTACAAGGCTGATATAAAGCTACAAGGCTGACGACAGTACCTCTCCATAACGGTGAAGTGGGTTGAACAGCCTGGACAACCGGTGCCTTTCGGCGAAACAACCCGACTCGTTTCCCTCTTTTCATTCATCTTTCCTCCTCCTCATCCGACTCTTGTTCTTCCTCCCCCTTTCCCTGCCGTTTCGTTTCCCACTCCCACTTTCCATTTACTTCGATATCGGTACTACTCGTTCGGAATGCAGGGCGTATTTCGACTCGAATAACTTACAACGAAACGTTTCAGAACAACGTTCGAAGCGTtcgaaggaagaagagagatACTAGCTAGTTATAGAAGGTAGGTCGAAGCGTGGAAGGATTCCGTTGGATCTTTAAATACGTACCTATACTTGCCCCAATCCATATAGGCTTGATACAGATAACCGAGAAGAGCGAACTTATCCTCTCGTTGCCTGATGTTCTTCAATGCACCCCTCCATTTGCGAACAGCAGCCTGCTGTTTGTGAGCGCGATACAGCTTCAAGCCCTGTTCCACCTGAAACAAGCGAAATCATCGCGGAATGCGGAAATTCGTATTCGTTTGACGGAGTAGCGGTTATTCGCGGCTGCGCTCGCGGCACCACCGGAAACAAAATCGTTCGCGTTACGCGTTCCAAGCTTCGTTTCGTTGTAGCGTCGCGCGTAACATCGCTAAGCTAAAGCGACGAGGGAGAAGGTCGTATCGATTCGGCCTTGAACTTCCTCCACCGGTGGTTTAAGATCCGCCGATCCCG
The nucleotide sequence above comes from Bombus fervidus isolate BK054 chromosome 6, iyBomFerv1, whole genome shotgun sequence. Encoded proteins:
- the LOC139988278 gene encoding 43 kDa receptor-associated protein of the synapse homolog isoform X3, which produces MKPRGIRVYIIHRPCLRLRLHFVVVRTKSSVSNVCLSTIGPASHQLSATALLGSPDGSRHPLDVCEFTEDDYRHQNSNGNGHYQNGRSGSGLWECLIGCRRRLDQHMARRRVEQGLKLYRAHKQQAAVRKWRGALKNIRQREDKFALLGYLYQAYMDWGKYRDSIDFGHKQLCISEELDSPNMRAEAYLNLARAHERLGALDRALDYARHSLYNECDQCATAGLVHLTVGRVHLELAGFCKALEAFQRAHKIAHSIQDPSLELQVYVGLSELFCRLHDADKSARYAARAYDLSRSLQLGDLNSRHHRAALLQMAAALRKKGELGDAHDYCSEATRLSLVSGDQASYARSIRIMGDIYRKKSDINKAFRQYESAMGSAAATGDRLCQMEAMDGAARCLEALRLQHKICNCRPLEFNTRLLEVAGSVGAKFLVRTVRSRLSRIYGSLGDEEQKAHHERLATAMEEDLELRCGGCNEPFGLEADSLEALPCSHILHAR